TTGAAGTCGTTGCTGGATTTGGATTAGCGGTGGTCTTAGCTTCTGTGAATGTTGGCGTATTTGTAGTTGATTCACCGGGTTTAATAGCACGAGGGAAATCATAGCGGAAATCAACTTTTTCATTGATATTCTCTTTACGCCATTGGGCATAAACTCGAGTAGAGCTTGTGATTGGCGTTGTGCTAGTAAATTCTGTTTCCTTGATTAACTCATTATTTTCGTTTAATCCATTTGGAACAGTTGACCAACCCACAAAGACATAACCTTCACGCGTTGGATCTGCCGGCATATTTTCTTCGCCTAATCCATTAGGTTGGTAATTTGGATCCGTAGCAAACTTATCATTATCAGGCGCAACGACTGAAGTTGGATTGCCTGTTGTTGGGGCATCTGCTGCATAGGATCTAGCAGCACCTTGTGGTACATCGTTAAAGTCGAAAGTTACGCGAGCTTTCACTCGACCAATCACTTTTTCAGAACCTAGAGCAGCGTCAATAGTATCCGTTGCTTGTTTTTCAATTTCACTCTTATTAGCATTGAAGGATTGAGCATAAATTGGCGCATCCTTAACTAATTTTACGTCACCCGGTACTGGCGCAGCAAATTCATAAACATCCTTATACACTTTACCAGTAATGTCATTAGTATAAGATGATTCTGGATTAACCGCAGTTGCTGATGCCACAGTAATTGCTGCGTTTTTGCCATTATTTTCATTATGCACTTCTACCCGAACGGATTGTCCTGGGACTTTAGTGTAACCCTTAATAATGGTATCCGTATCAAAAACATCTTCCAAAGCCGGCATGTATTGCGTACGTTCAATTAGGGTTGAAGCGTAAGTTTCAGTCCCTGTCCATACACGTGGTGCTTTAGAGATTTCTCCTTCTTGGGCAGTGAATGTCATAATGGTTTGACCGTTCACTGTAATTTGCCCAGCTCCAAGCTTACCACCACGACCACCATAAAGAGTGATTTTCTCACCTTTTTTGAGGGTAAATCCTTCACCAGGCATGGCCTTGCTCATATCCAAGGTATAAGTGGCATTCTGGCGATCAAACATTGTATCTTCATAAGGTGAGCCATAGCTGAGATATTTTACGTTATCGCCCAGAAGTGGCAAGGTCCCAATTTTCATTGCTAAACGATTAGCAATCTTTTTATTTTTGATTTGGATACCTGGTATCTCACTACCTGGCTCACGATCGAATTGCACTTTAATCTCGGCATTCGGCGGAATAACCACATCTTGTTCTAATGTCTTCTCAATGACTTCTACGCCTTGGCTATTACCAATCACCATGGTGGTGTAGACGTCTAATGGCATCATCTGTGGCGTGCCGCCTTCAACTGCTGGATAGAGCGACTTCATCGCTTCTGAGTCTATATTTAAAGTTGTAACCGTAAATGATTGGTTAGTGAGCTTTGTAGACTCATCTGCAAGGAAACCACGCGTATCTTGCTTGGTCCAGATGACTTGGTCATTCAGTTCATTAACGCGGAAGGACTGTGGAGCAAAGATAACATAAGCCATATTATTAGCTTCATCAATATTAACTTGTTCCCGGGTAAAGCCAGTACGTGGACTGCCGCCAACTGGGTTACGTGCTTCAAGAGCGTTCATGGTACGAGAAGGTTCCACATAACCAATATAACCATTAGCATCTGGTTTGAGGACATCTAGTAGGGCCTTATCAAAGGCTAGACGGTAACCCATAGAGTCAACACCTACATGGTAGTCGCCATTAGTATCTCCCTTATCCCAACCGGATGCGATATAGAGTTTGTTTTCTAAATGGTTGAAAGTGACTGTTGTTTGTGAACCATAAACGACTGGTGCCAAAGCTCCATTATCATCAGCCAACATTGGCACTAAACCTGCTTTCATATTAGCAGCATCAGACTTAGGAATGGTTGTTGCTGATGTATAGGCACCATAACCATCCATCACTAGGTTTGAATTTTCTGTTTGTTGGAAGTTTTTAGCGTAGACTCTTTCTAAACTGCTATCCATAATTCGGGTCTGGATAGTCGTATCAATATTATCTAAATCTTGAAGGTTTTGTTTTCCTAAGAAAAGCTTGATTGGCGTATGGTGCATGTTACCTGCCAGACCAGACTGCGTCATCTTAGAAAACTCCATAATCACTTCATTGAGATTTTTGCCGTTAATAAATTGTTGTTTTTGACTACTGTTACGATAATATGACCTAGTCCAATCGATTGATTCTTTAAATTCTGGAGTAACGTGAAGGACCACATTGTTCCATACAGCAGAGTCTCCCCGTTGGTACCATGAATAAGTCAGGTCCAAGATTAGATTTCCCTCATGATCGGTATGGTGACCTTGGTAGTTCAACTGAGCGATAGTCTGTGGTTCTGAAATATTGTTCGTTGAAACCAATCTGTTTTCTGGTCGTAACTCCCACTTTTGTAGTCCCTGGTTAGACATATCGCGTTCTTCCCAGTTAGGCTCTTTATAGTAGAACTTACCATCTGTTTGGTCCTTGTAGAAGCCTTGTCCTGTATCAACCAAGTTCGTCTTCCCTGTATAGGCTGCATAAGGCTGGATAACGTATCCTGAACGAACTGCTCGCAATGCTTCTTGGTTTTGTTTCAAGTCAGATAGGAATTGGAGGTGCAGTGATCGTGGATAATTTTCAGTATAGGCTGTATTAGCTACCGTATGGGCGATTTCAGCAATTTCAGATTCACTATAACCAGCTTTAGATAATATAGACTTTTCATCATTACTTAAGCTATTATTTTGATCTTTATTGTCTTCCTTAGAAGTAGCGCGGTCTAAACCTGCTTGCAAGTCACTCGCTTGACGGTCTGCTTCCGCTTTACTCTTCCCATGATTTAAGCTACCTGCACCAGCTAATTCAGCAGCATCACTAGCGGTTCTAACCACAAAATTGTTAACTGGGACTTCAGGGATTTCTACCCCATTCACTTCATAACTGTTTTCAAGACCAGCAGCACTTCTCACACCAGTATCATTTTGAACCGCTTGACCATTTTCAAGAGCTGGTTCAGCTTCATTAGCTGCTAGTGGAGCTTCTTGGCTAGGTGAAGCAGATTCCTCTTCGGCGACATTGCTTTTACGATCCGCTAGGCTTTCAGATTCTTGGCTAGTCTCAGACTCCGATTCGCTTTCACTGGTGGCAGCTGATTCGGATGCACTGATAGCAGCGGATTCATAACTTGAGACAGAGGCGGATTCTGAAGCTGACAAAGACTCGGATTCGCTGAGGGATTCAGACTCACTAATTGAAAGTGATTCCGATTCACTAGCGCTGATGGATGCTGACTCACTTGCTTCAATATTAGCTGAAGCTTCATCCGCAACTTCACTTGCTTGAACCGTTTCAGTGGTTGATTCGGCTGCTTTCAATGCGGCGGAATCGGTATTAACTAAGGTTTCTTTTTCTAGGACTTTTTCCTTAGGTAGTTCATCCGCACTCACTTGTGGTGTGGTTAAGGCTGCACCACCGGCTAAGGCACCTAAGGCAGTCAATCCTTTAAATAGGTACTCCTTTTTATCAGTTGAAGAATTTTCTTCAACTTGGGAGGATTCAATATGCTCAATTACGGGTGATTTTCCAAAGAAACGCAGTAAACCAAATTGTGAAAGACATGATTTCACCCAGGACTTCCCGGCTTTATACATCTTCACTCGTGTTTTACGTTCAGTTTCTAGATAATCCCCATGTCTAAATTTCTTCATATGCAACTCCTTCTTAATAACGATTAAAAGACATAGATCAGACTAAAAATATAAGAAAATACCCGAGACAATAAGGGCTCAAGGTACATTATTTAGTTAGGATTATCTCATATTTTTCCTAAAAATAAAGCAAATTTAAGATTTTATACGCTTTAGTATATTGTTTTTCAGCAAAAAGAACATTATTTTAGAATATTGTATTTATTTCTATATTTATCCAATTATGGTCAGGTTGAAATGGTCATTAATGGTTCTTAGAACTGAGTTTAACTACGACTTTAAAGAAAAAATTTTTACCTTTTTCCAAGAAAAAAAGCCCTTAACTTAGCGATTAACTAAGATAAGAGCTTAGGAGGTTGTTGTATTTAGTGTTAACTGAATCTATTTATAAAGTCT
This genomic stretch from Aerococcus mictus harbors:
- a CDS encoding accessory Sec-dependent serine-rich glycoprotein adhesin, producing MKKFRHGDYLETERKTRVKMYKAGKSWVKSCLSQFGLLRFFGKSPVIEHIESSQVEENSSTDKKEYLFKGLTALGALAGGAALTTPQVSADELPKEKVLEKETLVNTDSAALKAAESTTETVQASEVADEASANIEASESASISASESESLSISESESLSESESLSASESASVSSYESAAISASESAATSESESESETSQESESLADRKSNVAEEESASPSQEAPLAANEAEPALENGQAVQNDTGVRSAAGLENSYEVNGVEIPEVPVNNFVVRTASDAAELAGAGSLNHGKSKAEADRQASDLQAGLDRATSKEDNKDQNNSLSNDEKSILSKAGYSESEIAEIAHTVANTAYTENYPRSLHLQFLSDLKQNQEALRAVRSGYVIQPYAAYTGKTNLVDTGQGFYKDQTDGKFYYKEPNWEERDMSNQGLQKWELRPENRLVSTNNISEPQTIAQLNYQGHHTDHEGNLILDLTYSWYQRGDSAVWNNVVLHVTPEFKESIDWTRSYYRNSSQKQQFINGKNLNEVIMEFSKMTQSGLAGNMHHTPIKLFLGKQNLQDLDNIDTTIQTRIMDSSLERVYAKNFQQTENSNLVMDGYGAYTSATTIPKSDAANMKAGLVPMLADDNGALAPVVYGSQTTVTFNHLENKLYIASGWDKGDTNGDYHVGVDSMGYRLAFDKALLDVLKPDANGYIGYVEPSRTMNALEARNPVGGSPRTGFTREQVNIDEANNMAYVIFAPQSFRVNELNDQVIWTKQDTRGFLADESTKLTNQSFTVTTLNIDSEAMKSLYPAVEGGTPQMMPLDVYTTMVIGNSQGVEVIEKTLEQDVVIPPNAEIKVQFDREPGSEIPGIQIKNKKIANRLAMKIGTLPLLGDNVKYLSYGSPYEDTMFDRQNATYTLDMSKAMPGEGFTLKKGEKITLYGGRGGKLGAGQITVNGQTIMTFTAQEGEISKAPRVWTGTETYASTLIERTQYMPALEDVFDTDTIIKGYTKVPGQSVRVEVHNENNGKNAAITVASATAVNPESSYTNDITGKVYKDVYEFAAPVPGDVKLVKDAPIYAQSFNANKSEIEKQATDTIDAALGSEKVIGRVKARVTFDFNDVPQGAARSYAADAPTTGNPTSVVAPDNDKFATDPNYQPNGLGEENMPADPTREGYVFVGWSTVPNGLNENNELIKETEFTSTTPITSSTRVYAQWRKENINEKVDFRYDFPRAIKPGESTTNTPTFTEAKTTANPNPATTSMPDGTKFSFVDGGTTWSDPSTGDTATIDENTGVVTFNAKGEVPLPENFDPFEVDLNNSIQRHVEIPVKATYTDGTEDTANATFDVRKPFSEIFVPKPEPIYKKYGEETQEQEVLDKLDDAYWEAGTPLFDKKNTVATKVEIVDPSQIPNGKAPGVHNVTVRVTFNDGSSREDDVKVIVGNPNKETYEPTYPTGQTESGENPTPVTVKPTFSGEIPNDPNNPTGPKTHQDNVAPPTGTNFTFDDGTTTWEDPNTGDIATIDPNTGEVTFTPGSGRPEDGTVTIPVVVNYPDGTKDNTNVTVNVAKDNNSISASESASESAVKSESVSASQSESAMVESQSESASQSESSSVSASQSESVVQSESASFSASASESSSSSASASESASSSASASESASSSVSASESASSSASASESASSSASASESSSSSASASESASSSASASESASSSASASESASSSASASESASSSASASESASSSVSASESASSSASASESASAAGPVDTSESDSASSESTSESDLTSESEVDLAPDSNSEHGSASISSSESFDTTKSSAVSGLESVENVDQDSQVEIKQSGFLPQTGAKNQSVLGAGLAAILAGLSALGFKRKKDNDA